One window from the genome of Cyclobacterium amurskyense encodes:
- a CDS encoding DMT family transporter produces the protein MLLLLALVWGSSFILIKKALVVFSPGEVGAFRIVTAALVLLPLGIPKVKLLNRRQMTYLFCIGFLGSFIPAFLFATAQTQLSSSLAGVINALTPLMVMVIGALLFKTKISRQNAIGLVIALMGVCLLVLAGNSGKLDVFSGLNLYGLLIVLASICYGFNVNIIKFKIKEINPTMITAISLMMVLPIASLYLFGFTSFSFKLVHVEGAWLAAGYITFLGAVGTALALILFNSIVKLVTPVFASSVTYIIPLVAIFWGVLDGETLFPFHYLGIFAVVVGVWIGNRKAKATE, from the coding sequence ATGTTACTTTTGCTGGCTTTGGTTTGGGGAAGCTCATTTATCTTAATCAAAAAGGCTCTGGTGGTTTTCTCTCCAGGTGAGGTCGGTGCTTTTAGGATCGTTACGGCTGCCCTGGTCTTATTGCCTTTGGGGATTCCTAAAGTAAAATTGCTTAACAGAAGGCAAATGACCTATCTTTTTTGTATAGGTTTTTTAGGGAGTTTTATTCCTGCCTTTTTATTTGCTACAGCACAGACCCAACTTTCCAGCTCTCTAGCAGGAGTGATCAATGCCCTCACGCCCTTGATGGTGATGGTGATTGGGGCCCTGCTTTTTAAGACGAAAATCTCCAGGCAAAATGCTATAGGTTTGGTAATTGCGCTAATGGGAGTCTGTCTTTTGGTACTTGCAGGCAATTCTGGTAAGCTGGATGTTTTCTCGGGCTTAAACCTTTATGGACTATTGATTGTCCTTGCCTCTATTTGTTATGGGTTCAACGTAAATATTATCAAGTTTAAAATCAAGGAAATAAACCCAACAATGATCACTGCCATATCCTTGATGATGGTGTTGCCTATAGCTTCCCTTTACTTGTTTGGGTTCACGAGTTTTTCATTCAAGCTGGTCCATGTGGAGGGTGCATGGCTGGCTGCAGGTTACATTACTTTTCTTGGTGCCGTAGGAACAGCCTTGGCCCTGATCCTATTTAATTCAATTGTAAAGCTTGTAACACCGGTTTTTGCCAGTTCGGTCACCTATATTATCCCATTGGTTGCGATCTTTTGGGGAGTTTTGGATGGAGAGACTTTGTTTCCTTTTCATTATTTGGGCATATTTGCTGTAGTGGTCGGTGTGTGGATCGGAAATCGAAAAGCTAAAGCCACTGAATGA
- a CDS encoding Pycsar system effector family protein yields the protein MVDKQLEKFERWIREMFENRQKSEVCYHNMDHSLQIVKKVAEIGEYYNLSKEEKEDLYVAGWMHDIGYWEGKGEGHEIKGSEMAQKYLIELGLNQERVDRIKSLILATKVPQNPKNLLEEIICDADLFHLSSERFFEQTLLLKKEKTNLGFEKTSLSEWLKDSRLFMLAHHYHTEYAKIYFQPGKEANLESIEMKIKEAEEHSKAKSEGKKKDKNKKKSERGIETMFRITSKNHLALSALADNKANIMISVNSIIISIVVAVFIRIIEEFPYYLVPTLMLITTCLIAMVFAILATRPNVTNGIVTKEDIRKKKGNLLYFGNFYEMPLPEYKEGMHALMDDGTYLYDSMITDIYYLGIVLSKKYFLLRKCYNIFMFGFVLSVISFLIATYIFEPIPR from the coding sequence GTGGTGGATAAGCAATTAGAGAAATTTGAACGCTGGATCAGGGAAATGTTTGAGAATCGCCAAAAATCGGAGGTTTGTTACCATAACATGGACCATTCATTGCAAATTGTAAAGAAGGTAGCGGAGATCGGAGAATACTATAACTTAAGCAAAGAAGAAAAGGAAGATTTGTATGTAGCAGGTTGGATGCATGACATCGGCTATTGGGAAGGGAAAGGAGAAGGACATGAGATTAAAGGCTCAGAAATGGCACAAAAATACCTGATCGAATTGGGCCTTAATCAGGAAAGAGTGGATCGGATAAAATCCTTAATCCTGGCCACAAAGGTACCGCAAAACCCTAAAAACTTACTGGAAGAGATCATTTGTGATGCAGACTTATTTCATTTGAGTTCTGAGCGTTTCTTTGAACAGACGCTATTGCTAAAAAAAGAAAAGACAAATCTTGGCTTTGAAAAAACATCATTAAGTGAGTGGCTGAAGGATAGCCGTCTTTTTATGCTTGCTCACCACTACCATACCGAATATGCCAAAATCTATTTTCAACCTGGGAAAGAAGCAAATCTGGAATCGATTGAAATGAAGATCAAAGAAGCAGAAGAACATTCAAAAGCCAAATCAGAAGGGAAAAAAAAAGACAAGAACAAAAAAAAGTCGGAAAGAGGGATTGAAACCATGTTTCGAATTACCTCAAAAAATCATTTGGCTCTTTCTGCTTTGGCTGACAATAAGGCCAATATCATGATCTCGGTCAATTCAATTATTATCTCCATTGTGGTTGCTGTTTTCATCCGAATAATTGAGGAATTCCCCTATTATTTGGTTCCAACACTTATGTTGATTACCACTTGTCTTATTGCCATGGTTTTTGCCATATTGGCCACCCGACCAAATGTAACCAACGGCATCGTCACCAAAGAAGACATCCGGAAAAAGAAGGGAAACCTGCTCTATTTTGGTAATTTCTATGAAATGCCCCTACCTGAATACAAAGAAGGTATGCATGCCCTAATGGATGATGGGACCTACCTTTACGACAGTATGATTACTGACATCTATTATTTAGGAATCGTCCTTTCTAAAAAGTATTTCTTGCTCAGAAAATGCTACAATATCTTTATGTTCGGCTTTGTGCTGTCGGTGATTTCTTTCTTAATAGCTACCTATATCTTCGAACCAATCCCTAGATAA
- a CDS encoding mechanosensitive ion channel family protein, whose protein sequence is MFDNFLNLDIDPELRNRVLQTVLIGFVMWLINKISLKLIYRGDAVELRRQYHYRKFIEYTSFIIGILIIGNLWIGNFHSITTFLGLLSAGIAIALKDIFVNIAGWAFIYLRKPFDVGDRIQIGEVQGDVIDLRLFQFSLLEIGNWVDADQSTGRVIHVPNGKVFMDAQANYSTGFNYIWNEQRIYITLRSDFKKAKGILLNILNEHLHEDLKKAEKVFKKAKQEHLIVYKQFTPMIFTKITERGVQLSMRYLCDPKKRRMFEHAITESILEQLGPEDNIRLAYPTSTILMHQDKVHPENNPKR, encoded by the coding sequence ATGTTCGATAATTTCTTAAACTTAGACATTGACCCAGAATTAAGAAACAGGGTTCTGCAAACGGTGCTGATTGGGTTCGTGATGTGGCTGATCAATAAGATCTCCCTAAAACTAATATACAGGGGTGATGCTGTGGAGCTAAGGCGGCAGTACCATTACCGTAAGTTTATTGAATACACTTCTTTTATTATTGGCATTCTGATTATTGGAAACCTATGGATCGGTAATTTTCACTCTATCACTACCTTTCTAGGACTGTTGTCTGCTGGTATAGCCATTGCCTTAAAGGATATTTTTGTAAACATTGCCGGCTGGGCATTTATATACCTGCGCAAGCCCTTTGATGTTGGCGACAGGATCCAAATTGGGGAAGTGCAGGGTGATGTCATTGACCTTCGGCTTTTTCAGTTTTCATTGCTGGAGATTGGGAACTGGGTAGATGCAGACCAGAGTACAGGCCGTGTCATTCATGTGCCCAATGGAAAGGTTTTTATGGATGCTCAGGCAAATTATTCTACAGGTTTTAATTATATCTGGAATGAGCAAAGGATTTATATAACCTTAAGAAGTGATTTTAAAAAAGCCAAGGGTATTTTACTTAATATCTTGAACGAGCATCTGCATGAGGACCTGAAAAAGGCTGAAAAGGTCTTTAAAAAAGCCAAACAAGAGCATTTGATTGTCTACAAGCAATTTACCCCGATGATTTTTACTAAGATTACCGAAAGAGGCGTTCAGCTTTCTATGCGTTATCTCTGTGATCCAAAAAAGCGAAGGATGTTTGAGCATGCCATTACGGAAAGTATATTGGAGCAACTAGGGCCAGAGGACAATATCAGGCTTGCTTATCCTACTTCTACAATCTTAATGCATCAGGACAAAGTCCATCCCGAAAATAACCCTAAGAGGTAA
- the dusB gene encoding tRNA dihydrouridine synthase DusB gives MIKIGDLNLGEFPLLLAPMEDVSDPPFRAVCKSNGADLMYTEFISSEGLIRDAAKSVQKLDVYDYERPIGIQIFGNEISSMREAAAIAEEAGPDILDINYGCPVNKVACKGAGAGILLDIDKMVAMTAEIVKAVKIPVTVKTRLGWDENTIRINEVTERLQDVGIQAISIHARTRKQMYKGEADWSYLAEIKKNSRIKIPVFGNGDIDSPEKAKAYKEKYGVDGLMIGRAAIGYPWIFNEIKHFMATGKFLDAPDMEERVKVARKHLDFSVEWKGEKLGVLEMRRHYTNYFRGIPHFKPYRTALVTTDDYSEVNEILEDISRVFADEVL, from the coding sequence GTGATTAAAATTGGGGATTTAAATTTAGGGGAGTTTCCGTTGCTATTGGCTCCTATGGAGGATGTTAGTGATCCGCCATTTAGAGCTGTCTGTAAAAGCAATGGGGCAGATTTGATGTATACTGAATTCATTAGCTCTGAAGGATTGATAAGAGATGCAGCCAAATCCGTTCAAAAATTAGATGTATATGATTATGAACGGCCAATAGGCATTCAAATATTTGGCAATGAAATTTCCTCCATGAGAGAGGCAGCAGCTATTGCTGAAGAAGCAGGACCAGATATATTAGATATTAACTATGGCTGCCCAGTGAATAAGGTGGCTTGTAAAGGTGCCGGAGCCGGCATTTTATTGGACATAGACAAAATGGTAGCCATGACAGCCGAAATCGTCAAGGCTGTAAAAATACCCGTGACGGTAAAAACCAGACTCGGCTGGGATGAGAATACCATAAGGATCAATGAAGTGACGGAACGCTTGCAAGATGTAGGCATTCAGGCGATCAGTATACATGCCCGTACCAGAAAACAAATGTACAAAGGGGAGGCAGATTGGTCCTATTTGGCAGAAATTAAAAAGAATAGCAGGATTAAAATTCCGGTTTTTGGAAATGGAGACATAGACAGTCCGGAGAAGGCCAAAGCGTACAAAGAAAAATATGGTGTGGACGGTCTGATGATAGGTAGAGCAGCCATAGGTTATCCTTGGATATTCAATGAAATCAAGCATTTTATGGCTACCGGGAAATTTTTGGATGCTCCAGATATGGAGGAAAGGGTAAAAGTAGCACGAAAACACCTTGATTTTTCTGTTGAGTGGAAAGGAGAAAAGTTAGGCGTCCTGGAGATGAGAAGGCATTACACCAATTATTTTAGAGGGATACCCCATTTCAAACCTTACCGTACAGCTTTGGTGACAACAGATGATTATTCTGAAGTCAATGAAATCCTTGAAGATATTTCCAGGGTCTTTGCAGACGAAGTGCTTTGA
- a CDS encoding putative signal transducing protein: MSNWHKIFESSTPIRAEIVKGVLEEKGITAVIVNKKDPVYKIHGNIEVMVLEEQAQQALKIVENEISF, translated from the coding sequence ATGAGTAATTGGCACAAAATATTCGAATCCAGCACCCCAATAAGGGCTGAAATAGTAAAGGGAGTTCTTGAAGAAAAAGGTATCACTGCGGTCATTGTCAATAAAAAAGACCCGGTTTATAAAATCCATGGAAACATTGAAGTAATGGTTCTAGAGGAGCAAGCCCAGCAGGCATTAAAAATAGTGGAAAATGAAATCTCGTTTTAG
- a CDS encoding CPBP family intramembrane glutamic endopeptidase — translation MEIYENRPGHSIKQHWLLSFTVLVLIVFGSLAILQTMALGLLPILFGISFDQLPYLLTASLDHPNARLAFLFIQGLGGGLGFFIGGWIFVRFVDRKTLRLDLQLDPLKFNGLWIVLPLLFGFVLFNSLLVYLNMNIEFPEALSGLEAAFRAKEDQLMELTKYLTDFESVGEFLLGILIIGLLAGIGEEYLFRGIVQPKMHQYTGNAHWAVWITAFIFSAIHFQFYGFLPRLMLGALFGYLYLYSGSLLYPMVAHILNNTLTVTLVYFNKLGLMEFDLEDADTLYWEYVIAGLVIFLFCWNLFIKSNKNQVYE, via the coding sequence ATGGAAATTTATGAAAATCGGCCAGGACATTCTATCAAGCAACATTGGTTGCTTTCCTTTACTGTTTTGGTTTTAATCGTATTTGGATCCCTTGCCATTCTCCAAACCATGGCCTTAGGCTTATTGCCTATACTCTTCGGAATCTCCTTTGACCAATTGCCTTACCTATTAACCGCTTCCCTGGATCATCCTAATGCCAGGTTGGCCTTTCTTTTTATTCAAGGACTGGGAGGAGGACTAGGTTTTTTTATCGGAGGCTGGATTTTTGTCCGTTTTGTGGATAGAAAAACCCTTAGACTGGATTTACAACTTGACCCTTTAAAATTTAATGGATTATGGATTGTATTGCCATTGCTCTTTGGCTTTGTGCTATTCAACTCCTTATTGGTTTATTTAAATATGAACATTGAATTCCCTGAAGCCCTAAGTGGTTTGGAAGCTGCCTTCAGAGCCAAGGAAGACCAATTGATGGAATTGACAAAATACCTTACGGACTTTGAAAGTGTGGGTGAATTTCTATTGGGAATATTGATTATAGGGCTTTTGGCCGGAATTGGCGAAGAGTATTTATTTAGGGGAATAGTGCAACCTAAAATGCACCAATATACTGGCAATGCGCATTGGGCAGTGTGGATCACTGCATTCATTTTCTCCGCCATTCATTTTCAGTTTTACGGCTTTCTCCCCAGGCTAATGCTTGGGGCGCTATTTGGTTACTTGTACCTGTATTCTGGCTCTCTGCTTTACCCAATGGTAGCCCATATACTGAACAATACTTTAACAGTTACCTTGGTTTATTTCAACAAACTTGGTTTGATGGAATTTGATTTAGAGGACGCTGACACTTTGTATTGGGAATATGTAATTGCAGGTCTTGTAATATTTCTTTTCTGTTGGAATTTGTTTATTAAATCAAATAAAAACCAGGTCTATGAGTAA